The nucleotide window TATGAAAAAGGAGAAAAAATTGTATTATTGGATGGAAGTGCAAAAATAAGGATTTTAGGTGTAGGTGAGTTATGACATTCTCTTCGCCCTAAAGGGCGGAGTTTCTTTAGGAGGGCAGAGGGTTTATAACCCTCACCCTCCATGGGTTGCCAAGCCCACTATCCCCATCTCCGTTTAGGAGATTCGGGACTACGCTTTCTAACCTTAAGCCCCCATCAGTGGGATTTTCGAGACCGAAGCGTTAGTTTCGGGTAGCAAAATCTCTGATTTCACCTGAACCCCACCCATAAGAACGTGGACTGGGGGCAATAAATAATATGCTGAATTGAATATATAAATTTAACACTTGTCCCTCCCACCCCTATCCCCGAGATTAGGAGAGAGAGTAGCAAAAATCTTACGGTTTTTGCCTGAATTCATCACTGCCTTAAATGCGGTGCTTTCTTAGCGACAACAAATGGTAAAAATATTATTTATAAATTTTATTTTTTGATTGAAGTTAATGATGGAGCACAAAAAGTATATATAACAGTTATGAAAAAATTACAAAATCATATTAATCAAATATTAGAGAGGTGTATTATGGAAGCATTGGTTTTAGTAGGGCATGGCAGTAGGTTGCCATACAGTAAAGAGATAGTTGAGAAGATTGCTGAAAAGATAAAGGCAAAAAATATATATCCTATTGTTGAAGTTGGTATGATGGAGTTCAATGAGCCAACAATTCCACAGGCAGTTAAGAAGGCAATTGAACAAGGGGCTAAAAAGATTATCGTTGTCCCTGTTTTCTTAGCCCATGGAAACCACACAAAAAGAGATATCCCAAGAATATTGGGGTTAATTGAGGATGATGGAGAACATCACCACCATCATGAACATGAGCATCACCACCATCACCACCATCATGAACATGAAAAGTTGGAACTTCCAGATGATGTGGAGATAATATATAGGGAACCTTTGGGAGCAGATGATAGGATT belongs to Methanotorris formicicus Mc-S-70 and includes:
- the cfbA gene encoding sirohydrochlorin nickelochelatase, producing the protein MKKLQNHINQILERCIMEALVLVGHGSRLPYSKEIVEKIAEKIKAKNIYPIVEVGMMEFNEPTIPQAVKKAIEQGAKKIIVVPVFLAHGNHTKRDIPRILGLIEDDGEHHHHHEHEHHHHHHHHEHEKLELPDDVEIIYREPLGADDRIVDIVLDRAVGR